A genomic stretch from Arachis stenosperma cultivar V10309 chromosome 3, arast.V10309.gnm1.PFL2, whole genome shotgun sequence includes:
- the LOC130967380 gene encoding uncharacterized protein LOC130967380: MLDGLLGRGFAAKCKSLIKLTKSRIDVIRRKRRATEKFLKKDMADLLTNGLDINAYGRAEGLLVELTLSSCYDFVEQSCEFVLKHLSVMHKLSGCPEECRDAVASLMFAAARFSDLPELRDLRQMFQERYGNSIECYVNQEFAANLNFKSSTLEKKVCLMQRIASEFSIKWDSKDFEQRMSKSSAFQQGHDTRTSNPLTDNNIPSHAKCATTTGVKRDTLFDKSPDHPNKAYRFQNGKEAVVLNRDDGGLQFRSTHPENGFKPLNAVEVIQKRDVHDNPLTGRHNNNWKENSMLKPNQHSSQKKTVEQFEGGSMLQDNSFATRQDTTKRSDRGGYRKEGSMPKSIGDSLQEKTVRQFEDASKLHDSCGDTTHLRENHDSTTARKSPSRLGMRFKSNADEPFAANDVTMPDTDNLYREVQKDETPKQKRYYSNAIPPPYVKPKSKQQNSIFGVNMSSNIDSDGTSIYLSAHDRPDTASTSERIQIGWEDDDPDQHWQANRHKRPSKQSHEEGYYVCEDANEASVLKPKSTRRKHLRSRSSHTDAKNEDTGPRRKSRSRSRRRGESRHGLQTLLDDERYQNAEEERLIDKLLIHYSKKPSIIVPEKLRRNSKNSHPPEMDHTTREFLQNERQDGSNKSQEMATYPPRSVSLPREQTREVEIKKVYTRAATFQPDRSEGTRHVHPKLPDYDDLSARFAALRGR; the protein is encoded by the exons ATGTTGGACGGTCTACTTGGCAGAGGCTTTGCCGCTAAATG CAAATCGCTGATCAAACTCACCAAGAGTCGGATCGATGTGATACGAAGGAAGAGAAGAGCGACCGAGAAGTTTCTGAAGAAAGATATGGCTGATCTGCTCACGAACGGTCTCGATATCAATGCCTATGGAAGA GCTGAGGGACTGTTGGTTGAGCTAACACTGTCATCTTGTTATGATTTTGTTGAGCAATCCTGCGAGTTTGTATTGAAGCACCTCTCAGTCATGCACAAACTGAG TGGGTGCCCTGAGGAATGTAGGGATGCGGTAGCATCTCTGATGTTTGCTGCTGCTAGATTTTCCGATTTACCAGAGTTACGGGACCTTAGGCAAATGTTTCAGGAGAGATATGGGAATTCCATAGAATGTTATGTCAATCAGGAG TTTGCTGcaaatttgaattttaagtcTTCAACATTGGAGAAGAAGGTCTGCTTGATGCAACGGATTGCATCTGAGTTTTCAATAAAGTGGGACTCCAAGGATTTTGAGCAGAGGATGTCAAAGTCGTCTGCTTTTCAGCAG GGTCATGATACTCGTACGTCTAACCCTTTGACTGATAACAATATACCATCACATGCCAAGTGTGCTACCACAACAGGAGTCAAGCGTGATACTCTGTTCGACAAAAGTCCTGACCATCCAAACAAGGCGTACAGATTTCAGAATGGTAAGGAAGCTGTTGTCCTAAACAGAGATGATGGTGGTCTTCAGTTCAGATCCACACACCCTGAAAATGGATTCAAGCCACTAAATGCTGTTGAAGTAATTCAAAAAAGGGACGTCCATGATAATCCATTAACAGGAAGGCATAATAATAATTGGAAGGAGAATAGTATGCTAAAACCAAATCAGCATTCATCACAGAAGAAAACAGTGGAACAATTTGAAGGCGGTTCCATGCTGCAAGACAATTCATTCGCCACAAGACAGGATACTACTAAGAGAAGTGATAGAGGAGGTTATCGGAAGGAGGGTAGCATGCCAAAATCTATTGGGGATTCATTACAAGAGAAAACAGTGAGACAATTTGAAGATGCTTCTAAGCTGCATGACAGTTGTGGGGATACCACCCATCTTAGAGAAAACCATGACTCTACAACTGCTAGAAAATCACCTAGTCGTCTAGGAATGCGATTTAAGAGTAATGCGGATGAGCCATTTGCTGCTAATGATGTTACCATGCCTGATACTGATAACTTGTACAGAGAAGTTCAAAAGGATGAAACTCCTAAGCAGAAGCGCTACTACAGTAATGCCATTCCACCACCATATGTCAAACCTAAATCCAAACAGCAGAACAGCATATTTGGAGTAAATATGTCTTCAAATATTGACAGTGATGGTACCTCTATATATCTTTCAGCGCATGATAGGCCTGACACTGCCTCTACATCAGAGAGGATTCAAATAGGTTGGGAGGATGATGATCCTGACCAGCATTGGCAGGCCAATAGGCACAAGAGACCAAGTAAACAGAGTCATGAAGAAGGGTATTATGTTTGTGAAGATGCTAATGAAGCCTCTGTGTTGAAACCAAAATCCACGAGGCGGAAGCACTTAAGATCTCGATCCAGTCACACTGATGCTAAAAATGAAGATACTGGACCAAGGAGAAAATCGAGGAGCAGAAGCAGGAGACGAGGTGAATCAAGGCATGGCCTGCAAACTTTGTTGGATGATGAGCGATATCAAAATGCTGAAGAGGAAAGGTTAATAGACAAATTATTGATCCATTATAGCAAAAAACCATCGATCATTGTACCTGAGAAACTAAGAAGAAATTCTAAAAACAGTCATCCGCCCGAAATGGATCACACAACCAGGGAATTTCTACAGAATGAAAGGCAGGATGGATCTAATAAGTCACAAGAGATGGCTACTTATCCTCCACGATCAGTTTCCCTTCCTCGTGAACAAACTAGAGAGGTGGAAATTAAGAAAGTATATACTCGAGCTGCTACATTTCAGCCAGATAGATCTGAAGGAACTCGGCATGTACATCCCAAGTTACCGGACTATGATGATTTATCAGCTAGGTTTGCAGCCTTGAGAggaagatga